The DNA region ACTTGGTTTGACCAGAATCAGATGATGTAAAGGATATATCAGACATGGTTCCATTAGGTGAGGCTGATTCACTATCAAAACCTAATCCACTTTTACATATCGTTCGTGATTGTTACCACACAGTTTAACTAGATTATCGTGACCAATGgtgaaagtagataaatcatcaattAAGACTTTAACTTTTTTCTTTAAAGCAGTTACTTCCTTAGCAAGATCTTGTTCCTTTAAAGCAGTATTTTCTTTAGCTATGTTGTTCCTTTCAGTCAAAACCTTTTCATGTTCTAGTTGTAACTTAGCAAACTGTTTCTTCAAAACtttgtatttttcagataatGCATACGAGTGTTCAAGTAGTtcattgaattcttctttaaggTTTTCGGGTTTTACCTCATCGTCCGCATCATCGTCTGAACTGTCTGCAGATTCCATGAGTGCGAAGTGTGCATCTTCATGATCGTCTTCATCGTCGTCTTCTGATCCGTCCTCAGAATCATCCCATCCAGCTGCTAaagctttctttttcttgtagtATGGTTTCTTGATAGACTTTTTAGCTTGTCTTGGACAATCTGGCTTGATGTGACTCGGCTTTTTGCATTCAAAACAcgtaatgttgcttttgtctgcacTTAAGCcgctttcacctttgtgtgtGAAGGGTTTCTTTTTCAGACTTGATTCTCGTTTGTTGTCTTTCTTTGATGTACattttcctctttgttgtttgatccacatcctcttgaactttctgttgaagAGAGCTTGTTCATCCTCTGACAGTTCTTCTaaggattcttcttcttcagattgtTCCTTTACTTGAATAGCTTTGGaactgtaaggcccgagtttttaagttcatgctaagtgaataaacttcttattcacgattagggttgatgtaatgtgaagggaaacctgaacgaaagtttattaaatgaaatatatttatgaaggagaaagttcaggaaaagttcaaggatttcattatgatcgataaaagttatagcacgaacgttttacgcttaaacctaggtcagaaaccctagtatatagctaattttcacttttaggcacgacggaagttaattccaaaaatcttcagagaaatgttagaacttctctttttccatatatcaaaatcgtttcgaggcgaaactctaggatctacgaacgtccgattccaatcatcggaagtttgccgaaaccgaaaccctggtatttcaaaaccctagaatttctcgacaatgaagactttatctattcagagcttcaaatgaatattctacacgcgtacacccatttctcttgatgatttcaatctttcttccgaaggaagttttatattccgacattcgatgcaaaaagcaacttatcgggtaaaatagttttataccgactatgcattagttgccaaaaatacaaggagacctctttatagttttggaattcttttgccaaaacatatctattaattcacggagaatgacgccggaaaaatcagattcgcgaaactttcattttcccgcgaatttccaccttctatatatagcaaagaaaggaagaaaaact from Lotus japonicus ecotype B-129 chromosome 2, LjGifu_v1.2 includes:
- the LOC130736536 gene encoding uncharacterized protein LOC130736536; protein product: MAEDLAIATSSSTNKPPFFDGTEYPYWKTHMQLFIESSNYKLWDIIENGNIVHKDDAGEPIKKDQLIEAQRKDYQLNSKAKLFLLCALSKSQLDKVDGLATAKEVWEALGLAYEGTANVRQDKVSLLVGEYETFKMKENERIDDMFGRFQIIVNGLRNLDRKYESVDQITKILRCLPRRWRPEVTAIQEAKDLSTLRLEDLLGSLKVHEIELAHDEGLKKQKNIASKAIQVKEQSEEEESLEELSEDEQALFNRKFKRMWIKQQRGKCTSKKDNKRESSLKKKPFTHKGESGLSADKSNITCFECKKPSHIKPDCPRQAKKSIKKPYYKKKKALAAGWDDSEDGSEDDDEDDHEDAHFALMESADSSDDDADDEVKPENLKEEFNELLEHSYALSEKYKVLKKQFAKLQLEHEKVLTERNNIAKENTALKEQDLAKEVTALKKKVKVLIDDLSTFTIGHDNLVKLCGNNHERYVKVD